CTCTGCACTATGTCGGAACCGGTGTAGCCTTCACTGCCGGCCTGCTCTTCGTTTGCCTGCACTGTGCCCTCTCCTACCACGGGGCCACGGCCCCCCAGGACCTGGCTGTGGCCTACCTGCGCATTGTGCTGGCAACCATCGCCTTTGTCACTCTGATCCTCAGTATCCTTCCAGGATGGGGTGGCCAAGAATTCCTCCTGTAGCCCAGACCCTCTACCACCCAGGATGCTGGGGGTGCAGGGGGAACAGACACCCCTGCCCAGTCTGGTCTTCTGCCCCCTACTCCTGGGAGGTGAGACTTGGTCCTCTGCCCCAGCCTGTATCCAGGAAGGCAGGAAGGGTGTCACCAGGCTCCCATACCTCCTCCTGGACGTTTCCTTAGCCCCCTCCCAGGTGGGGTCTTCTTCATCCACGAGAGCTCTCAGCTGCAGCATGGGGCAGCCCTGTGTGAGTGGGTGTTCGTCATTGACATTCTCATCTTCTACGGCACCTTCAGCTACGAGTTTGGGGCGGTCTCCTCAGACACACTGGTGGCCGCGCTGCAGCCCACCCCTGGCCGGGCCTGCAAGTCCTCTGGGAGCAGCAGCACCTCCACCCACCTCAACTGTAGCCCTGAGAGTGTCGCCATGATCTGAGGTCTGGGGAGGGTGGCTGGCCCTGCCTCCGCAGCTTCCCGCatctcctttgcatttcttttgtacCAAAAAAATCCGATTTTGTGAAAATTATTCTGTTGGGACACAGGCTGCCTCGCTCCTGGAGGAGGGGCCATCCCATACCTGTGCCATAGAGGAGTGGGCCTCTTGGCAGGCTGCCCAAGCCACACAGCCCGCTCCCCACACCGCAGtgttgtctttgttttaaagGTCACGTGTCATTCACCCAGCCAGCCCTTCAGGTGCCTTCTACTCCCTCAGTGCCAAGGCTGGAccactggggtctcctgctgcAGGAATTGGGGGCTGGGAACAGCGAGAGGGCTACCAGTCTCGGGGGTGGGGATGAGCACTCCTTAGTCTATGGGAAGGCCCCCTATGGGCCCACTGAACTGCACTGGGATTCTTCACTCTGCCCCTTTCTTTAGGGCAAATAACACAGCAGAACCACGTGGGTattttagtactttttttttatatatatctatTAAAAGAATTCTAATTTGCATGTTTGTAGTCTGTTCTgaagaaaggaagagggcctTATGCAAAACAGCTTCCCCTGGACAAAGGATGGGAGAAAGCCCCTGCCCACAGGGAGGGTCCTGAGTGCCCATCGAGAGCAGAGCTGCCAAGAACAAAGGATGCCAAGTGCTATCCAAGTACCCCTGAAGGGCTTGAAGCCCTTTCTGGGCCTCTAAACAATCTGAAGAGCTGACCTGATTATTTCACACTTCCTACCCtgctcaggggcttccctagtggctcagatggtaaagaatctgcctgcagtgcaggagaccccaattcagtccctgggctggaaagatcccctggagaagggaatggctacccactccaatattcttgcctagagaatcatggacagaggagcctggtgggctatagtccatggggtcgcagagtcagatatgactgagcaactaacactcactttttttCACCCTGCTCAATTGTCTGGCTTGAAGACTGATTCCATACTAAGGGATATGACGAAGGACGGGGTACAGAGGATAACTTGAGAATAACTTGAAAATGTTAGAAGCAATCTGCATTGAAGCTAAAGATAGCCCTGGGGATACTAACACTGACTAAAGATTGCAGTGGGAAGGGAGAAATGTTGGCTAGTTTTTGGTTACCATTTTTTAAGTCACTACCAGGTGCCCTGCCTGACACATTTTGTCTTCCAACCACAGACACGTAGGCCCAGGCTGTGGCTGGTCAGGTAGCCAGGTTCTTGACCTGGGCCCTATTGTCCTCAGGCCAGCAGGCTTGGTAGGGAGGGATACCCAGCCTGGGACCTTCCACAGTTTAGGACCCCATCCCAGTAGAGATCCAATGGAGGGTACAGAGCCCCTGCCCAGGCCTGAGAGCAATGCAGCAGCAGGATGAGTGAAGAAACCTTTAATGAGAACTCTAGATGCAAGAGGAACATGTTGCAGAGGACCAGTGTCCAGCCCTAGCCGCCTCATGTGTACATGGCTCCATGGAGGTTCTCGAGGcggtgcttctgctgctgcttgcGAGCCTGAAGCAAAGAGTGCACACTGGTCGGGGCCCATCCCCAAAGGCCTGCAGGTGAAGGGACAGGGCAGCCATCGTGGGGCTGGCTCACTGTTTTCAGGCCCCTAGCATTTGGGCAGGAACATTGCCAAGGCCCTTGCCCCTCACCACAGTCACTGGGAAGACTCATGGACTGTGAGCCTACTCAGGCCTCCTAAGGTGGGGAATGAGGGCATCAGGAACAGGGACTCAGGGAGCCCTGTGACCACCCCCTCCACTTGCCCAGCCCCCTACCTTATCTCGCTTGTGCTCCTCATAAGTGTCGTCATCAGTGGGCAGCTCATGGCGGCACAGAGGGCAGGAATTGGTCTGAGAAAAGCAGTGCAGTGTAGCAGCCCGTTTGGTTTTCATAAGCTCAAAACAACCATCCCCAGCTCCCAGTTCCCTACCCTTACCCCTCTCCCGTCTCTgatcccacaccccaccccaaagGTCCATCAACAGAAAGAAGAGGCTTGAGGACTAGGCCCAAGGCAGGGTGAGGGCTGGGAGAAAGGAAACAGTACCTTGCTTAGCCAAGGCAGAATGCAGTTGGAATGGAAGAGGTGATGGCAAGGCATCTCAATGGCGGTCTCCTCCTCCTCAAATTCCAAAAGACACACGGGGCACTTGAGCTCTTGAGGAGGGAGTGCTAATCAGGAGAGCTGCCACAGGCCCTACCTCCCAGCTCCCACTCCTGAAGGACACACCTGCCCCAGCCTGACCTGGAAAACTGAAGGGCCAGACTGTAATCTGGCTTCCAGAGTTGGTTGGTCTGGCAGACCTGCCCCAAAGAATTAGTGGAAAGACTTTGTGTTCTCACCAGCTTGAGAGCCCCTGATGACTGTCCTGGGAAGGTTCTCAACTGCAGTCTTGGCAGCGGGTGGAGGCAGGTGGTGATCCCAATCTACTACCAACCCCAAGTCTTCAAAGTCCATCCTATTGAAAAGGGACCTAGGAAGAAGGATGCAAGGTCAGAACCAAAGAATCTTTGCCCCCATAATCCACGAAACATTAACAGACAAATACTCTGCCCGACTAGTCATATTAATAGCTACCCCTGAGTAGTGCTCACTAGATAAAAAGCACAGTGGGAAATAGCTTACAGCAGCTATCAAACAACCCCAGGCCATCAGACAACCCCAAGCCTGCAGGCTGTTTATTCCAGTTTTACACAAGAGAGAGAAATTATTCGGGCCACTCAGAAATGACCCGATAAAGCCAGACTCCAAGTGGCAGTGTAGCTTCCGTGCTTGAAGTGCTTAACGGATATACCTACTCACAGTCACATGGCCTCTACCCTGCCCCCCTGACCCGCCTACTTCAGTACCTCCTAAAGCCCACTGCCCTCCAGTCCGGACACCCCCTCTTCCACACTCCAGATCGCTTTTTCCAGAATTGCCTTGCCCTGGTCCGTCCAGGGACGACCGAAATTATCGACTTCCCCCCCGAATATCACTGTGGAATTAACTCTGCAGATTATTTATCCGTTTTACCCAGAAACTGCTGCCCCATGTAATCCGCGTTCTCCAGCCAGCCTCAGCCCAGACACCTGCTGTGTGGGCCCTACCTCCCAGCCCCGCACACCCACCTTGCAAGCTCCAGCAGCATGTTTGTTCGGGGATCCCGTTCGCGATCCAACGGCTCGCAGTCGTGTTCATCGAAATAGGACGCCATGGCAGCCGGGCTGTCTGACACAGCCCTCAGACCCCGGCCGTACCTCAGTCTCGCCGCGCTGGCCAATAAACTAGCGAGTTGAGGGAGGGCAACCAATCAGAGTCCCCGAAACGCGGGCACAGTGGCTCTTTCGCCACATAGGAAGAGGAAGTATTCATTTTGTCACCTCTTATTGGCTCGAATAAGTCAGGTGACCAAGAGTTAAAGCCAATGGTAGGGACCGAGGTGGGTCAGAAAACGGTCTTCTTGGACCCCTCGTCTAGGGTAGGTTTCTGGGAGACCTGAGTGGATCGCATAATCTTGAGAAGCCAACTGTTTGAACTATAGGGGTCCTCCATCTGCTCTGTGGCTCAGAGGGTCTCGGCAGGTCAGATCTTACAGGCCTCTCAGAAAGAGGGAGGCGCTGACTCAGGGGTCAAGGTTCTGTGAGcctagggaagcctggagtcggGGCTTCTCGCTGCTCTGCTGCATCCTCGCCGGGCACTTCAGCACCCGCTGCGCTCTAGTCGGTTCAGGACTAGACACTTGACGCCACCTCGACTCccgcaaaacaaacaaaactttccTATTCAGTTCTGCTGTTAGGCACAATAATAAAAGGTGGGGTAAACTCCCCCACCCGAGCAGAGGCCTTACCAGCTCAGGGAACTacctatctgtgtgatcttttaGCCCATTGCTCAGCGTTTCCCCTAGCTTCTGTAAAATTAGTGGCTTGAATTTAATAAGTAGTTTGCATCTCTGGCACCCATgaatctcttggaggaggaaaggagaggttGCAGCTttaggggaaaaacaaacaaacaaaaaaactccacaTGTTGTTTAGTCTTAAAGATCAAATTTAACTGATCTaggcctgggtgtgtgtgtgtgtgtgtgtgtgtactaaatGATTTGGCTGCTAGCTATCGTTTATTTGGCAACTAGAATCATTACACTTATATTGTACACAgggtataaatataaatactccTCACAATTATCCAGGAGCTAGTAtcattatagtcaaagctatggtttttccagtagtcatgtatggctatgagagttggaccataaagaaggctgagtgccaaagaactgatgcttttgaattgtggtgctggagaaggctcttgagagtcccttggactgcaaggagatcaaaccagtcagttctaaaggaaatcaaccctgaatattcattggaaggcctggttgctgaaactccaatactttggcctcctgattcaaagagctgactcattggaaaagactgatgctaggaaagactgaaggcaggaggaggagaagagggtggcagaggatgagatggttagatagtatcaccaactcagtgaacatgtatttgggcaaacactgggagataatggaggactgcagggcctggcatgctgcagtccatggggtcgcaaagagtcagatacaacttagtgactgaacaacgagaAGTATCATTATTGCTTTTTACATATGTAAGAACCCAAGTCCGATTCCACAGGACCTCTAAGCAGTGTTGCAGACCTAAGTGCAGTACTCGGGGCTTCCCTCCATCTTTCGCAGGAAAGGCTGATGGTGGTGAGCCTAGCGGAAGTAACATGCACTGTgagggtactgctgctgctaagtcacttcagtcgtgtccaactctgtgcgaccccatagatggcagcccaccaggttcccccgtcctgggattctccaggcaagaacactggagtgggttgccatttccttctccagtgcatgaaagtgaaaagtgaaagtgaagtcgctcagtcgtgtctgaccctcagcgaccccatggactgcagcctaccaggctcctcagtccatgggattttccaggcaggagtactggagtggggtgccattgccttctccgtgtgagGGTACAGTTCCATACAACTGGAGGGtttgttcttgtttctttttcagcaGCCCTCACTCCCCCTAACAAGGAACTGCTTCTGTTACACACTTGACCCTGAGTTCCTCTTCCCACCTACACTTGAGTTTGAGATGCAGttaagtaggagaaggcaatggcaccccactccagtactcttgcttggaaaatcccatggatggaggagcctggtcggctgcagtccgtgggatccctaggagtcggacacggctgagcgatttcactttcacttttcactttcatgcattggagaaggaaatggcaacccactccagtgttcttgcctggagaatcccagggacgggggagcctggtgggctgctgtctttggggtcgcacagagtcggacacgactgaagcgacttagcagcagcagcagcagcagctcaagcAGTGGCTGCCCTGCTTCCCAGGTCTTGGTAGGACCTTTCCTTCTTACTTGGCCCTTACCCAATGTTCTTTCCTGGTGTCCTGAAGACACTGCCTCCCTGGCCCTGTGCAGTCCCAGAGCTCTGAAAAGCCCGAATTCTTTCCCACAGGGCAAACTCCAGGCCATCCTTTGTGACTCTGCCCCTTACAGCATCACATAGGAAAAAGCCCTTCCCTTTTCCTGCCACCTGCTACatctgtatgggcttcccagtggtaaagaatccgcctgccaatgtaggagatgcaggggacttgggttcaatccctgggttgggaaaagatcccatggtgtaggaaatggcaacacactccagtattctttcggggaaaaaatcccatggactgaagagcctggctagagtccatgaggtagcaaagagtcagacacaactgaacaactgaaaataCACGCATGCCGCATCTGTAATCTGGTGTCGAGCCTGAGGAAGAACTTGGGGGCAGAAACTAGAGGAGGTACCCAAGGGGGAAGAGCCTCTCTGAAGATGAGAGCCTTGTGAGATAAAGATCACAGGAGTGCCTTCCTCTTTGTCATCCTATGGATCCTCTGAACAGCCCCAAACTCAGAAGAATAACAGATTTCATCCTCAGGAAGACAGACTTAGAGGGCACCAGTTGAAGGTTCTGGTTTGGGGGCTGTTGTATCTTTACATCTGCACCCTAGAGGGATCTGTCTGTAAGACTGGATCAATGAGGAAGGGAGAAGATGTCACCTCCCAGGGCTGAAGTCCTTTGGAACTTTCTGTTTTCTAAGCAGCCATGGGGGTGGAGGCAGAGCAGGATGAACCAATCTGAGGATCTTCAAACACACAcatctaagtcgcttcagtcatatcagactctgtgagcccatggactgtagcccgccagactcctctgtccatgagattctccaggtaagaatactggaatgggttgctgtgccctcctccagggattcttcccaaccctgggatcaaacccacatctcttttgtctcctgcattggctggtgggctCTTtaccgcaccacctgggaagccctcaaacacacaaacacatacaccaGTTTTTACCCAAACAGTGGTTTTTACTAAGCTCCAGGTGGGGCTGGCTTGGCATAGCCAGCGCAGCAGGTTGCCCTCAAGGGCCAGTCTGTGGTATGACAGGAAGTAACCAAGGTGCACACATTGAGGCTGCCCTCCACGTTCACTGGGGTGGCTCAGAGGGGAGCGAACTCCAGGGTTCTCTGAAGACCAGAACTGGCCAGTGTGGCTCTTCAGCCTCTTTTCCAGGCCCTGCTGGGTCATTCCCCAGGCCCCGAGGCAGGGCCTGCATCCTGGGCCTGTGGGGCGCTGCTGCCCTTGCTGCTTTGTGGGAGAAAGATGACCAGCAACACAATCAGGAGGATGAGCAGGGCAATGCCCACTGCCAGCCCCATGTAGATCCGGCACCGGGCATTCTCCCAGCGCTTCTTCTGGGCCAGAGTCTTGGTTGTCTTGCTGAAGGCTGAGCTCTGCAGATACCCCCCAGACACAGGGTGGGAGTTAGGGGTTTCCCCAGAGCCCCAGACCACCTCCTACCAACCCCATCCCCACAAGGGGTCTCCTTATCTCCTTGCTCAGCCTCCCCAACCTATCAGCTCCCTTTCTCCACAAAGCCTGTCTTGGGACCCTCCCAGCCTGACTCCTGGTCTAGACACTAGTGTAGCCCTCGACTCACAGCCCTGAGGGTTCACTCCCAGTTAACAATGCCAGTTTTCAACCTTTTAGGATGATCCACAGCTTCAAACCAAGGCCTTCATCCTTCATGAGGCCTCCCCACCCATTGCCAGCTGGGCTAGGGGGCCCTCAAGAAACCCACACTGGCCTTTGGGTAAGGGTCAGGCCCCACCCATGGCCGGGAGAGCCCTGGACACAGTCTGAGTACTCCCTCCTAGGGTCCCTTCtagcctctccctctccctctctgct
This DNA window, taken from Bubalus kerabau isolate K-KA32 ecotype Philippines breed swamp buffalo chromosome 11, PCC_UOA_SB_1v2, whole genome shotgun sequence, encodes the following:
- the RNF181 gene encoding E3 ubiquitin-protein ligase RNF181 isoform X1 — translated: MASYFDEHDCEPLDRERDPRTNMLLELARSLFNRMDFEDLGLVVDWDHHLPPPAAKTAVENLPRTVIRGSQAELKCPVCLLEFEEEETAIEMPCHHLFHSNCILPWLSKTNSCPLCRHELPTDDDTYEEHKRDKAFGDGPRPVCTLCFRLASSSRSTASRTSMEPCTHEAARAGHWSSATCSSCI
- the RNF181 gene encoding E3 ubiquitin-protein ligase RNF181 isoform X2, which gives rise to MASYFDEHDCEPLDRERDPRTNMLLELARSLFNRMDFEDLGLVVDWDHHLPPPAAKTAVENLPRTVIRGSQAELKCPVCLLEFEEEETAIEMPCHHLFHSNCILPWLSKTNSCPLCRHELPTDDDTYEEHKRDKARKQQQKHRLENLHGAMYT
- the VAMP5 gene encoding vesicle-associated membrane protein 5; amino-acid sequence: MAGKELERCQRQADEVTEIMLNNFDKVLERDGKLAELEQRSDQLLDMSSAFSKTTKTLAQKKRWENARCRIYMGLAVGIALLILLIVLLVIFLPQSSKGSSAPQAQDAGPASGPGE